The following are from one region of the Thermococcus cleftensis genome:
- a CDS encoding dipeptidase — MIFDAHSDLPTLIYGERKAEKTRILEENFGRFFAPGIGARVMAIWTRPERRGDATVYGLEVLNAFLKDVEESEHFELVKNVGEMGKAIREGRVALWLGLEGGEPIGESLDLLEVFHRLGLRVLTLTWSLRNAIGDGVFERTNGGLTNFGVEVVGKAEELGIVLDLSHINEAGFWDALEVTSFPVIASHSNARKLCDHPRNLTDEQLKAIAERDGVVGAVAIPGFVDRENPTLEKYVEHIIYMADLIGYRHVGLGFDFVYYLKGWSGKSVEGFEDESRIPALLARLRENFSEKEVEAIAFKNFERVFERVVG; from the coding sequence ATGATTTTTGATGCACACTCCGATTTGCCCACACTTATTTACGGTGAGCGGAAGGCAGAAAAAACTCGCATCCTGGAGGAGAACTTCGGGCGCTTCTTCGCCCCGGGAATAGGCGCGAGGGTCATGGCGATATGGACAAGGCCAGAGAGGCGGGGCGATGCTACTGTTTACGGCCTCGAGGTCCTCAACGCTTTTCTGAAGGACGTAGAGGAGAGCGAGCACTTCGAGCTCGTGAAAAACGTTGGAGAGATGGGGAAGGCCATCAGAGAGGGAAGGGTCGCCCTCTGGCTCGGCCTGGAGGGAGGGGAACCCATCGGAGAGAGCCTCGACCTCCTCGAGGTCTTCCATCGCCTTGGACTGAGGGTTCTGACGCTCACCTGGAGCCTGAGGAATGCCATAGGTGACGGGGTCTTCGAGAGAACCAACGGCGGGCTCACCAACTTCGGAGTCGAGGTCGTTGGCAAGGCCGAGGAGCTTGGAATAGTGCTCGACCTCAGCCACATAAACGAGGCCGGCTTCTGGGACGCGCTGGAGGTGACCTCCTTCCCCGTCATAGCGTCGCACTCCAACGCGAGGAAGCTCTGCGACCACCCAAGGAACCTGACGGACGAGCAGCTGAAGGCGATAGCGGAGAGGGACGGCGTCGTTGGAGCGGTCGCGATACCGGGCTTCGTGGACAGGGAGAACCCAACGCTGGAGAAATACGTTGAACACATAATTTACATGGCAGATCTCATCGGCTACCGCCACGTTGGCCTGGGCTTCGACTTCGTTTACTACCTCAAGGGCTGGAGCGGAAAGAGCGTTGAAGGTTTTGAGGACGAGTCAAGGATTCCAGCACTCCTCGCGAGGCTGAGGGAGAACTTCAGCGAGAAAGAGGTCGAGGCCATAGCCTTCAAGAACTTCGAGCGCGTCTTTGAGAGGGTCGTGGGTTAG
- a CDS encoding DUF531 domain-containing protein, translating into MLTMALYNTYDPKRLHEAHLRAIARAGPIAYAYGFHLALVGFPFEGRPIDVAEEISGHTTIGEGGRYLLELAEGNRFHLLDFPRRGFPPQFGTPVATTRKPGAEKEITPLELAERAVRGESFLLLIGLGRHGLPKEIFKLARYHMDVTGRRVSLETCTAIGAIPVRISTLMEALKWRTGKGTRRGY; encoded by the coding sequence ATGCTGACGATGGCTCTGTACAACACCTACGACCCGAAGAGGCTCCACGAGGCCCATCTCCGCGCCATAGCCCGCGCTGGCCCGATAGCTTACGCTTACGGCTTTCATCTGGCCCTCGTTGGCTTTCCGTTCGAGGGCAGGCCCATAGATGTCGCGGAGGAGATAAGCGGCCACACCACGATAGGCGAGGGTGGGAGGTACCTCCTCGAGCTGGCCGAGGGGAACAGGTTTCACCTCCTCGACTTTCCTAGGAGGGGCTTCCCGCCGCAGTTCGGAACGCCAGTTGCCACCACGAGGAAGCCCGGTGCTGAGAAGGAGATAACGCCCCTTGAGCTTGCCGAGAGGGCGGTTCGTGGGGAGAGCTTTCTGCTCCTGATAGGTCTCGGCAGGCATGGCCTTCCGAAGGAAATCTTTAAGTTGGCCCGCTACCACATGGACGTAACGGGGAGAAGGGTGAGCCTTGAAACCTGCACCGCGATAGGTGCCATACCCGTGAGAATAAGCACGCTGATGGAGGCGCTGAAATGGAGGACTGGAAAAGGGACGCGGCGTGGATACTGA
- a CDS encoding signal peptidase I, whose amino-acid sequence MEDWKRDAAWILIAIIVVFIFQFGLKVALHTDSPLVIVVSGSMEPVFYRGDVVLLKGISEENIDDVHVGDVIVYKRPGYEYPIIHRVRAISEVNLGGKTEKCFLTWGDNNWAPDPEYPTPYGMVPCVPAYAVEDKALLVLPKIGLIPLEIRESLGLG is encoded by the coding sequence ATGGAGGACTGGAAAAGGGACGCGGCGTGGATACTGATAGCTATCATAGTGGTATTCATCTTTCAGTTCGGCCTTAAGGTTGCCCTTCACACGGATTCGCCCTTGGTCATAGTGGTTAGTGGCTCGATGGAGCCGGTTTTCTACCGCGGCGACGTCGTGTTGCTGAAGGGCATAAGTGAGGAAAACATAGACGACGTTCACGTGGGCGATGTCATAGTCTACAAGCGCCCGGGCTATGAGTACCCGATAATCCACCGGGTGAGGGCGATAAGTGAGGTGAATCTCGGAGGTAAGACCGAGAAGTGCTTCCTCACATGGGGCGACAACAACTGGGCGCCCGACCCCGAATACCCGACCCCCTACGGTATGGTGCCGTGCGTCCCGGCCTACGCCGTCGAGGACAAAGCTTTGCTGGTGCTTCCGAAGATAGGACTCATACCGCTGGAAATCCGGGAAAGCCTGGGCCTGGGATGA